From the genome of Miscanthus floridulus cultivar M001 chromosome 10, ASM1932011v1, whole genome shotgun sequence, one region includes:
- the LOC136487195 gene encoding uncharacterized protein, whose amino-acid sequence MPPLAATEPAGTTAPLQAAASTSALVPTLSLPMGTPAAPRAVFTPEQMTRAIVDLSHGMAEMRLTMQSVLNLLNSTPHQPALPPPLYMAPPHTAPNSYLYGMPTPAGPSTSPLLPSTGIPIHMIRFPASPSQIPAWALGHSSPASTTTPPRTHVPDHGAPVVSGTVYGGMDGTLFHGSSVMPTATSAPGSNEGAREGGAPASAQGHGPPKFHKIEFTTYDGSVDPLNWLTHCEQFFQGQFTPASQRTWMASYHLTGAAQTWYYALEQDEGMPPWDRFKDLCRLRFGPPIRGTRLAELGQLPFHSTVEFAGRFQAVLAHARDISTRQKAKLFVGGLPDHIRVDSSDYIDDEEFPAVADAAGAATEDPTAPLDGATANSLVVSVYGLAGIRTFHTMLLPVMINGERLLALLDTGSTHTFLQGAAMRRLGSLAMGL is encoded by the exons ATGCCACCGCTCGCCGCGACTGAACCGGCCGGCACCACCGCGCCGCTCCAGGCGGCTGCGTCCACATCGGCGCTGGTGCCGACCCTATCCCTGCCGATGGGCACCCCAGCAGCGCCGCGCGCCGTTTTCACACCGGAGCAGATGACGAGGGCCATCGTCGACCTCAGCCACGGCATGGCCGAGATGCGATTGACGATGCAGTCCGTCCTCAACCTCCTCAACTCGACGCCGCATCAGCCGGCCCTGCCGCCGCCCCTGTACATGGCGCCTCCGCACACGGCTCCGAACTCGTACCTCTACGGGATGCCCACCCCCGCTGGACCCTCGACCTCACCACTGCTGCCATCGACTGGCATCCCGATCCACATGATCCGCTTTCCGGCTTCGCCGTCCCAGATTCCAGCATGGGCGCTGGGCCACTCCAGCCCCGCCTCCACGACGACTCCGCCCCGGACGCACGTTCCCGATCATGGGGCTCCGGTGGTGTCGGGTACCGTCTACGGCGGGATGGATGGCACCCTCTTCCACGGCAGCAGCGTCATGCCCACGGCCACCAGCGCCCCAGGCTCCAACGAGGGCGCCCGCGAGGGTGGTGCTCCTGCATCTGCGCAGGGCCACGGGCCACCGAAGTTCCACAAGATCGAGTTCACGACATACGACGGCTCCGTCGATCCGCTGAACTGGCTCACGCATTGTGAGCAATTCTTCCAGGGCCAGTTCACTCCGGCGTCGCAGCGCACCTGGATGGCATCTTACCACCTCACTGGAGCGGCCCAGACGTGGTACTACGCCCTCGAGCAGGACGAGGGTATGCCGCCGTGGGACAGGTTCAAGGACCTGTGTCGCCTTcgcttcggcccacctatccgcgGCACCCGCCTGGCGGAACTGGGCCAGCTGCCCTTCCACTCCACGGTGGAGTTTGCAGGACGCTTTCAGGCGGTCCTGGCTCACGCCCGGGACATCTCTACCCGCCAAAAGGCGAAGCTCTTCGTGGGCGGCCTACCGGATCACATCCGCGTGGAC TCCTCGGACTACATCGACGACGAGGAGTTCCCGGCTGTGGCGGACGCCGCGGGCGCGGCAACCGAGGACCCCACGGCGCCACTGGACGGGGCAACTGCTAATTCCCTTGTTGTTTCCGTCTACGGTCTTGCAGGGATCAGGACGTTCCACACCATGCTGCTGCCCGTCATGATCAACGGGGAACGCCTCCTCGCCCTGCTGGACACGGGCTCCACCCACACTTTCCTCCAGGGCGCGGCAATGCGCCGCCTAGG GTCCCTTGCTATGGGACTTTGA